The Lysobacter sp. HDW10 genome window below encodes:
- a CDS encoding tetratricopeptide repeat protein, with protein MKRLESYVDEVIALINRREVEAAVQLGRQLVDAEPSVAMNLHVYGLALLALGGFEQAVEAFNRAIAIDANNPATFLKRGDALMGCKRHVRALKSYEQALQLSPKFAVAYQGLGDAALALGDFDRAQRSYQIAIELNEGLHDAMLALSAVQVQTGRMNEALKTLDHLLNKNPKNVLAWSSRGNVAFQIGRFEDAIESYQRAIALKPDFAPMYDNLGMSYMAIGRPEDAIAQHSKAIDMDPSFAIAWSRRAMAKRSMANYAPALEDANEGVERAPDSAMALNVRGIIHGDLGQFVEAQQDLRAAIQLAPDVPEFWNNIGSVLIDRGHYERAVERLDRAIELRWNYAEAHSNRGFAMQNLQKWDRAENAFNEAIKHAPHFPEAFKRRANLKLLQGDFQQGWADYQKSLGMYRPKEGALHAIPRWEGQSLKGKSILLSEPNGFGDLFQFWRYVPQLISMGAEVSFLGSARVFRVLQSSNYNVRYLEHIPEGRSFDFQAELWMLPMVMETHADTIPDGVPYLRAEKERLEVWQRILPLSTRNIGIFWQGSTKRWMDQSRFVQLADFLPLSEVPGVRLVSLQQGPGVEQIDAVAEDMRLIVPDASRDAEHAFVDTAALIQRLDLVITVDSAIAHLAGAMGRPTWVAVKHVPDWRWGLEGDASAWYPQTRVFRQPSLGDWSSVITEMRDAVLTRRSAR; from the coding sequence ATGAAGCGTTTAGAGAGTTATGTGGATGAAGTCATCGCGTTGATCAATCGACGCGAGGTTGAGGCGGCTGTGCAATTGGGGCGGCAGTTGGTCGATGCAGAGCCAAGCGTCGCGATGAATTTGCATGTTTACGGACTGGCTTTGCTGGCACTTGGCGGCTTTGAGCAAGCCGTGGAGGCATTTAATCGCGCCATTGCGATCGATGCGAATAATCCCGCAACCTTTTTGAAGCGCGGCGATGCCCTGATGGGCTGCAAGCGGCACGTGCGCGCTTTGAAGAGCTATGAACAAGCGCTGCAGTTGTCACCCAAGTTTGCGGTGGCCTATCAAGGCCTGGGCGATGCGGCTTTGGCCTTGGGCGATTTTGATCGTGCGCAACGAAGCTATCAGATCGCAATTGAACTCAATGAGGGCTTGCACGACGCGATGCTGGCATTAAGTGCCGTGCAGGTTCAGACGGGGCGAATGAATGAAGCGTTGAAGACCCTGGATCATTTACTCAACAAGAATCCAAAGAATGTTTTGGCCTGGAGCAGTCGCGGTAATGTTGCTTTTCAAATCGGACGATTTGAAGACGCCATTGAAAGTTACCAGCGCGCCATCGCGCTAAAACCTGATTTTGCGCCGATGTATGACAACCTTGGCATGTCATACATGGCGATCGGGCGCCCCGAGGACGCCATCGCACAGCACAGCAAAGCCATCGACATGGACCCGAGCTTTGCCATAGCGTGGTCACGTCGTGCAATGGCAAAGCGAAGCATGGCGAATTATGCGCCCGCGCTCGAAGACGCCAATGAAGGGGTGGAACGGGCACCTGACAGTGCCATGGCGCTCAATGTTCGCGGCATCATTCACGGCGATTTGGGGCAATTTGTCGAGGCGCAACAGGACTTGCGTGCGGCGATCCAACTTGCGCCGGACGTGCCAGAGTTTTGGAACAACATCGGTAGCGTGTTGATTGATCGTGGCCACTACGAGCGGGCTGTCGAGCGATTGGATCGTGCGATTGAATTGCGTTGGAATTATGCTGAAGCGCATAGCAATCGCGGATTTGCGATGCAGAATTTGCAGAAGTGGGATCGTGCGGAGAATGCATTCAACGAAGCCATCAAGCACGCACCACATTTTCCAGAAGCATTTAAGCGCCGCGCAAATTTGAAACTCCTTCAAGGCGATTTTCAGCAAGGCTGGGCCGACTATCAAAAAAGTCTAGGCATGTATCGACCCAAGGAAGGTGCGCTACACGCCATTCCGCGCTGGGAAGGTCAGTCGCTGAAAGGCAAGTCGATCTTGCTTTCTGAGCCGAATGGCTTTGGCGACTTGTTCCAGTTCTGGCGCTACGTGCCTCAGCTCATCTCGATGGGCGCAGAGGTGTCGTTCCTCGGGTCTGCGCGTGTGTTCCGAGTTTTGCAGTCCAGCAATTACAACGTCCGCTATTTGGAGCACATTCCAGAAGGCAGATCATTCGACTTCCAAGCTGAACTCTGGATGCTGCCCATGGTGATGGAGACCCATGCAGACACGATTCCGGATGGCGTGCCGTACTTGCGTGCAGAGAAAGAACGATTGGAAGTGTGGCAGCGCATTCTGCCGCTCAGCACACGCAATATCGGCATTTTCTGGCAGGGCAGCACCAAACGTTGGATGGATCAATCTCGCTTCGTGCAGTTGGCCGATTTCCTGCCGCTGTCTGAGGTGCCGGGCGTTCGCCTTGTGTCGCTTCAGCAAGGGCCGGGCGTCGAGCAAATTGATGCCGTGGCCGAAGACATGCGACTGATTGTCCCCGATGCATCACGTGACGCCGAACACGCCTTCGTAGATACGGCTGCGTTGATTCAGCGTTTGGATTTGGTGATTACGGTCGATTCCGCAATTGCCCACCTCGCAGGTGCGATGGGCCGTCCAACGTGGGTCGCCGTAAAGCATGTGCCGGATTGGCGTTGGGGTTTGGAAGGCGACGCAAGCGCTTGGTATCCGCAAACGCGCGTGTTCCGTCAGCCGAGTTTGGGGGATTGGTCTTCCGTGATCACTGAAATGCGCGACGCGGTGCTCACACGTCGCTCAGCGCGCTGA
- the trmY gene encoding tRNA (pseudouridine(54)-N(1))-methyltransferase TrmY, which translates to MRTFVLRARAAPTESQKLIAAVGQDAHTEVLAHSLMNAIFVAQSHRPDVVVYLVLESTKDYSRTIRFSVNDMHELTGFNEAALLAKVAKALDVSQGMGKEETRPVESGVEVRTLSFERLVQVLSEDHQLFVLDPKGKSIRDQPFEGNPCFLLTDHIPMPKKTFNSLERMGTQRISLGKKMLFASQCIVLIHYELDAAQPPGFYA; encoded by the coding sequence ATGAGAACCTTTGTTTTACGGGCGCGCGCCGCACCGACCGAGAGTCAAAAACTGATCGCCGCCGTTGGGCAAGATGCGCATACCGAAGTGCTGGCGCACTCCTTGATGAATGCGATCTTTGTGGCGCAATCGCATCGACCGGATGTCGTGGTCTATTTGGTCTTGGAAAGCACCAAGGACTATTCGCGGACCATCCGTTTTTCGGTCAATGACATGCACGAGCTAACCGGTTTTAACGAAGCCGCCCTGCTCGCCAAGGTGGCCAAAGCACTTGATGTCTCACAAGGCATGGGCAAAGAAGAAACACGACCGGTTGAGTCGGGCGTTGAAGTGCGAACACTGAGCTTTGAACGACTGGTCCAGGTGCTTTCCGAAGATCACCAATTGTTTGTCTTGGATCCCAAGGGCAAGTCCATTCGCGATCAGCCGTTCGAAGGCAACCCCTGCTTTCTGCTGACGGATCACATTCCTATGCCCAAGAAGACCTTCAATAGCCTGGAGCGCATGGGCACGCAGCGCATTTCCCTAGGCAAGAAAATGCTGTTTGCGTCGCAATGTATTGTGCTGATCCACTACGAGCTCGACGCTGCCCAACCGCCGGGTTTTTATGCGTGA
- the rpmF gene encoding 50S ribosomal protein L32, with product MAVQKSRVSPSKRGMRRAHDSLSAKQLSTDPTSGETHLRHHVTADGYYRGKKVIQVKTKIVSED from the coding sequence ATGGCAGTTCAAAAGTCCCGCGTTTCCCCGTCCAAGCGTGGCATGCGTCGCGCACACGATTCGTTGTCGGCGAAGCAGCTTTCCACCGATCCGACCAGTGGTGAAACCCACTTGCGTCACCACGTGACCGCAGACGGTTACTACCGTGGCAAGAAGGTCATTCAAGTCAAGACCAAGATCGTTAGCGAAGATTGA
- a CDS encoding YceD family protein, with protein sequence MSPNLPDQLDPWRMVNQRRVFEGAVPLSKLTRLSSLLTDTEGEVRYTLAFDTDTLRVPHAAISMTAELPLECQRTLQRFLLPVQVEQRVALIRDEAEEDALPPGYEAQLVEHDALDPLALLEDELILAVPAVPVMPGTDEMSADWLPEAEVVEATNPFAALKALKKEI encoded by the coding sequence ATGTCCCCGAATCTACCTGATCAACTGGACCCGTGGCGCATGGTGAACCAGCGTCGGGTATTCGAGGGCGCGGTGCCGTTATCTAAGTTGACCCGTTTATCGAGTCTCTTGACCGACACCGAAGGAGAGGTTCGTTACACGTTGGCATTCGATACGGATACGTTGCGAGTGCCGCATGCAGCCATTTCGATGACTGCAGAGTTGCCGCTGGAATGCCAGCGCACCTTGCAACGTTTCCTCTTGCCGGTCCAAGTGGAGCAGCGTGTAGCGCTGATTCGCGACGAGGCGGAAGAAGATGCATTGCCACCGGGCTATGAAGCCCAACTGGTGGAACACGATGCATTAGATCCGCTGGCCCTGCTCGAGGACGAATTGATTCTTGCCGTACCCGCGGTGCCGGTCATGCCGGGCACTGATGAAATGTCGGCGGATTGGTTGCCGGAAGCTGAAGTGGTCGAAGCCACGAATCCTTTCGCAGCGCTGAAGGCATTAAAGAAAGAGATTTGA
- a CDS encoding sensor domain-containing diguanylate cyclase, with product MSDSSRVEQGGQEGAEEGGLYRTLLESTKAIPWKIDWATMTFEYIGPQIEPLLGWAPNTWKTVDDWVNRMHPEDREFVVNYCVSQSQAGVDHEADYRALKPDGDFVWIRDVVHVVRNSKGEVQSLVGFMFDISERKATEHELHRLNEELALLSFTDGLTGIANRRMFDKRLETEWKESGDSRLPMSLIVLDIDYFKAYNDIHGHLAGDECLKKVAGALLNVMRRSSDVVARFGGEEFIILMPDTDQATAHELAQACVREIAKLQIAHGGSDVSEYVTASFGVGTASVFENQTSTGFVHAVDRLLYSAKTAGRNKIVLNEMENI from the coding sequence ATGAGCGATTCGTCGCGTGTGGAACAGGGGGGTCAAGAAGGTGCTGAAGAGGGTGGTCTTTACCGAACATTGCTCGAGTCGACCAAGGCCATTCCTTGGAAGATTGACTGGGCCACGATGACTTTTGAGTACATCGGTCCACAAATTGAACCTTTGCTTGGCTGGGCACCTAATACTTGGAAGACCGTCGACGACTGGGTCAATCGCATGCATCCGGAGGATCGCGAGTTCGTTGTGAACTACTGCGTCTCCCAATCGCAGGCGGGTGTGGACCACGAAGCAGACTATCGCGCACTCAAGCCTGATGGCGATTTCGTCTGGATTCGAGACGTCGTACACGTGGTGCGAAATTCGAAGGGTGAAGTGCAAAGCCTGGTCGGCTTTATGTTCGACATCAGCGAGCGAAAAGCCACCGAACACGAACTGCACCGCCTCAATGAAGAGTTGGCCTTGCTTTCGTTCACGGACGGACTCACGGGCATTGCCAATCGTCGGATGTTCGACAAACGGCTCGAAACAGAGTGGAAAGAATCTGGCGACTCTCGTTTGCCGATGTCGCTCATCGTGCTGGATATCGATTACTTCAAGGCCTACAACGATATCCACGGTCATTTGGCGGGTGACGAGTGTTTGAAGAAAGTCGCAGGTGCATTGCTCAATGTCATGCGTCGATCGAGTGATGTTGTCGCGCGTTTTGGTGGCGAGGAGTTCATCATCCTGATGCCGGATACGGACCAAGCCACGGCGCATGAGCTTGCACAGGCCTGCGTGCGCGAGATCGCAAAACTGCAGATCGCGCATGGCGGCTCGGATGTAAGTGAATACGTCACAGCGAGCTTTGGCGTGGGTACAGCGAGCGTGTTTGAGAATCAAACATCAACCGGCTTTGTGCACGCGGTTGACCGCCTGCTCTATAGCGCCAAGACGGCAGGCCGTAACAAAATTGTCTTGAATGAGATGGAGAACATCTGA
- a CDS encoding M14 family metallocarboxypeptidase, producing the protein MNSAIGHPGQPWGDDERLAWRQSRTKQRSYFQDVVPDIERLRDRFEVTQYGTLNYESDGAFPLFVLKSSAWREDLPFALITGGVHGYETSGVKGALQFADRHATAFEGRLNLVIAPCVSPWAYERVQRWNPLALDPNRNFVRNSPAPESAALMAMVADLPGVCAVHIDLHETTDTDETEFRPALAARDGKPFEPGTIPDGFYTVGDTPNPQLAFQTAVIDAVRKVTHIAPADPDGTIIGSEVVAEGVILYDFKALGLCAGVTDARYTTTTEVYPDSPRATPAQCNDAQAAAAVAALEFALR; encoded by the coding sequence GTGAACAGTGCGATAGGTCATCCGGGACAGCCTTGGGGCGACGACGAGCGGCTGGCTTGGCGTCAGAGCCGCACCAAGCAGCGCAGCTACTTTCAGGACGTGGTGCCTGACATCGAACGCTTGCGTGATCGCTTCGAAGTGACCCAGTACGGCACGCTGAATTATGAGAGCGATGGGGCGTTTCCGCTTTTCGTACTGAAATCAAGCGCTTGGCGTGAAGACCTGCCATTTGCTTTGATCACCGGAGGCGTGCACGGATACGAAACGAGCGGCGTCAAAGGCGCGCTTCAGTTTGCAGACCGCCATGCCACCGCCTTTGAAGGCCGACTCAATCTGGTGATCGCCCCTTGCGTGAGCCCTTGGGCCTATGAGCGCGTTCAGCGATGGAATCCTTTAGCGCTTGATCCCAATCGCAACTTCGTTCGCAACAGTCCAGCACCCGAATCTGCCGCCCTGATGGCCATGGTGGCTGATCTGCCAGGCGTTTGTGCCGTGCATATCGATTTGCATGAGACGACGGATACAGACGAAACGGAATTCCGTCCGGCGCTGGCGGCGCGCGATGGTAAGCCGTTTGAACCAGGCACCATTCCAGATGGCTTTTATACGGTCGGCGATACGCCCAATCCGCAATTGGCCTTTCAAACGGCCGTGATTGATGCAGTCAGAAAGGTGACGCACATCGCGCCTGCCGATCCGGATGGCACGATCATTGGGTCCGAAGTGGTGGCCGAAGGCGTGATTTTGTACGACTTCAAGGCGCTGGGACTGTGCGCTGGTGTCACCGATGCGCGCTACACCACGACCACCGAAGTCTATCCGGACAGCCCGCGCGCAACGCCCGCTCAATGCAATGACGCACAAGCCGCAGCCGCTGTCGCAGCATTGGAATTCGCTTTGCGTTAA
- a CDS encoding diguanylate cyclase → MSRHHLPRFILKFSLGLIFAAVFAAATATAQSRVEVQQDARAYARIGKSAQILHETRGKPLTLKEAESAYAKGLFSASKDDVPNFGHLAPPTWIHLSIHNAETAAPYRIYVAQGWTGRLEAWLRRPDGSVQTWHAGLRELPAKDLRPGVGFGFDTELQTGTSELFIRVNSNASAALDMRVVPMPLTAAMESRAEAWNGSVHGFLLALILTYALLWAALKDKAQGRYVLYVTMYLFMHVGYSGVGSLWLWPNDSHVARAMILSGMALFASSGLWFSREFLDSRSWAPKLDFKLKWMTRIVLTFMGTVIAFDFDRIALLLSFPFLMLFTLLEVCLGILAVRKKRDLAGIFLIASSCRLTGLVITSQAVVGRIPFNDYTFRAVEIGVLIEATLWAMALGLRLRRDRIDHVTAMRLAQSDPLTGLFNRRGFLNVAKPKIEHCQKMGLPVALIMADLDHFKTVNDIHGHEAGDAVLIEAAQRFKGAARSADVVCRWGGEEFLILMCGMSRENAIDFAERLRAVLAEKPIVLPDKQLANLTTSVGVVVDSESQHALEDLLHYVDAALYSAKEAGRDCVIKSTL, encoded by the coding sequence ATGAGTCGTCATCACTTGCCGCGCTTCATCCTTAAATTCAGCCTTGGTCTGATCTTCGCGGCCGTATTTGCAGCGGCAACCGCGACCGCACAATCGCGTGTGGAAGTTCAGCAAGACGCACGTGCGTATGCACGCATCGGCAAGTCTGCCCAGATATTGCATGAGACACGCGGCAAACCTTTGACGTTGAAGGAAGCCGAATCCGCTTACGCGAAAGGCTTGTTCTCGGCTTCAAAAGACGACGTACCGAACTTCGGTCACCTGGCACCGCCGACTTGGATCCACTTGTCGATCCACAATGCCGAAACCGCCGCGCCCTATCGCATCTATGTCGCGCAAGGCTGGACGGGTCGACTCGAAGCTTGGCTACGGCGACCTGATGGAAGCGTCCAAACTTGGCACGCGGGTCTTCGCGAATTGCCTGCCAAGGATCTCCGCCCTGGCGTGGGCTTCGGATTTGATACCGAACTTCAGACGGGCACGAGCGAGTTGTTTATTCGCGTGAATAGCAATGCATCAGCTGCGCTGGACATGCGCGTCGTGCCAATGCCGCTGACCGCCGCGATGGAATCACGCGCTGAAGCTTGGAATGGCAGTGTGCACGGCTTTCTGCTCGCATTGATCTTGACCTATGCCCTACTTTGGGCCGCGCTTAAAGACAAGGCACAAGGCCGTTACGTGCTGTACGTCACAATGTATCTGTTCATGCACGTGGGCTATTCGGGCGTCGGTTCACTGTGGTTGTGGCCGAATGATTCGCATGTGGCAAGGGCGATGATTTTGTCCGGCATGGCCCTGTTTGCCAGCAGCGGCCTGTGGTTCTCGCGAGAGTTTCTGGATTCGCGCAGCTGGGCACCGAAGCTGGACTTCAAGCTCAAGTGGATGACGCGTATCGTCCTCACGTTTATGGGCACGGTGATCGCATTCGATTTCGATCGAATTGCATTGCTGCTTTCTTTTCCGTTCCTGATGTTATTCACACTGTTGGAAGTGTGCCTTGGCATTCTTGCTGTGCGGAAAAAGCGCGACCTCGCGGGCATTTTCCTCATTGCGTCCTCTTGTAGGTTGACCGGGCTTGTCATCACCAGCCAAGCGGTTGTCGGCCGCATCCCCTTCAACGACTACACGTTCCGAGCCGTTGAAATTGGTGTTCTGATTGAGGCGACACTTTGGGCGATGGCCTTGGGCTTGCGTTTGCGTCGCGACCGAATCGACCACGTCACGGCCATGCGCTTGGCGCAAAGCGATCCGCTCACGGGCTTGTTCAACCGTCGCGGCTTTCTAAATGTTGCCAAGCCCAAAATTGAACATTGTCAGAAAATGGGATTGCCTGTGGCTTTGATCATGGCCGATCTGGACCACTTCAAAACCGTCAATGACATTCATGGCCACGAGGCCGGCGACGCCGTGCTGATCGAAGCCGCGCAACGATTCAAGGGTGCTGCGCGATCTGCAGACGTTGTGTGTCGATGGGGCGGTGAAGAATTCTTGATTCTGATGTGCGGGATGAGCCGAGAGAATGCGATCGACTTCGCAGAGCGGCTGCGCGCGGTGCTTGCGGAAAAACCGATCGTACTTCCCGATAAACAGTTAGCGAATCTGACCACCAGTGTGGGCGTTGTTGTTGATTCGGAATCTCAGCATGCGCTGGAAGATTTGTTGCACTACGTCGACGCTGCGCTCTACTCGGCTAAGGAAGCCGGTAGGGATTGCGTCATCAAGTCGACGCTTTAA
- a CDS encoding ATP-binding cassette domain-containing protein — translation MATDLVTVQDIVVSIGDLHLLDHVNFQIQSGERIALIGRNGAGKSTLMKLLSGEQRADEGEIRAGQGVRIAHMVQEVPHGTDGDVWTVVTQGLGQLGEWLAEFHHLSHAEDFDMEAFAAIQTKIEDANGWALDQRVTEVLQKLELDGDVQFNALSGGLKRRVLLAQALVSQPDVLLLDEPTNHLDIESIDWLEGFLKSWQGALVFITHDRRFLRSLATRILELDRGQLTSWPGDWANYVRRREERANAEAQANARFDKLLAQEEVWIRQGIKARRTRDEGRVRRLKALRDERAKRRDVQGNVKLETSNAQASGKKVIEAKNLHFGFGDRVLINEFSTVIMRGDRIGLIGANGSGKSTLLKLLLGELQPVRGEVIQGTQLQLAYFDQHRAKLREDWSAVENVAEGRESVEINGKHKHAIGYLQDFLFTPDRARSPISKLSGGERNRLLLAKLFAQPSNVLVMDEPTNDLDAETLELLESLLMDYPGTLIVVSHDRDFLDNVVTSTIVMEGEGRVNEYVGGYSDWEVQRASDTAASAARVQAAQAQPAAASTLAKDEVAKPKRKLSFNEARELEALPLRIEKLEADIAEMTEAMNAPSFFQREREQVTKDQELLASAQSELEAAYARWEALDS, via the coding sequence ATGGCCACCGACCTCGTTACGGTCCAAGACATCGTCGTCAGTATTGGCGACTTGCATCTGTTGGATCACGTCAATTTCCAAATCCAATCCGGTGAACGCATTGCGTTGATCGGACGCAACGGGGCTGGGAAATCGACCCTCATGAAGCTGCTGTCGGGCGAGCAACGTGCGGATGAAGGCGAGATTCGCGCGGGGCAAGGCGTTCGCATTGCGCACATGGTGCAAGAAGTGCCGCACGGGACCGATGGCGATGTGTGGACTGTGGTCACGCAAGGTTTGGGCCAACTGGGCGAATGGTTGGCGGAGTTTCATCACCTGAGCCACGCTGAAGACTTCGACATGGAAGCGTTTGCCGCGATCCAGACGAAGATTGAAGACGCGAATGGCTGGGCTTTGGATCAGCGCGTCACCGAAGTGCTGCAAAAGTTGGAGTTGGACGGCGACGTTCAGTTCAATGCGCTGTCGGGTGGTTTGAAGCGTCGCGTGCTCTTGGCGCAAGCCCTCGTTTCGCAACCGGATGTATTGCTGCTCGACGAACCGACCAACCACTTGGATATTGAATCCATCGATTGGCTGGAAGGCTTCTTGAAGTCTTGGCAGGGCGCATTGGTCTTTATCACCCACGACCGACGCTTCTTGCGGTCACTTGCCACGCGCATTCTCGAATTGGATCGGGGTCAGCTCACCAGTTGGCCGGGCGATTGGGCCAACTATGTGCGTCGACGCGAAGAGCGCGCCAATGCGGAGGCGCAGGCAAATGCACGCTTCGACAAGCTTTTGGCGCAAGAGGAAGTTTGGATTCGTCAAGGCATCAAGGCGCGCCGCACCCGCGACGAAGGTCGTGTGCGTCGATTGAAAGCACTGCGCGATGAGCGTGCAAAGCGCCGCGACGTGCAGGGCAACGTCAAGTTGGAAACGTCAAACGCACAAGCCTCCGGCAAGAAAGTCATTGAAGCGAAAAACTTACATTTCGGCTTCGGCGATCGCGTGCTAATCAACGAATTTTCAACGGTCATCATGCGTGGTGATCGCATCGGATTGATCGGTGCAAATGGCAGCGGTAAGTCGACTTTGTTGAAACTGCTTCTCGGCGAATTGCAGCCGGTTCGCGGTGAGGTCATCCAAGGCACGCAGCTTCAATTGGCGTATTTCGATCAGCACCGCGCCAAACTTCGCGAAGACTGGTCGGCGGTTGAGAACGTCGCCGAAGGACGCGAGAGCGTTGAAATCAACGGCAAGCACAAGCATGCAATCGGCTACTTGCAAGACTTCTTGTTTACGCCGGATCGCGCGCGTTCGCCCATCTCCAAGTTGTCGGGTGGTGAGCGCAATCGACTCCTCTTGGCGAAGTTGTTTGCGCAGCCTTCCAACGTATTGGTGATGGACGAACCCACCAATGATTTGGACGCCGAAACTTTGGAGTTGCTGGAGTCGCTGCTCATGGACTATCCCGGCACACTGATCGTTGTCAGCCACGATCGCGACTTTCTCGACAACGTCGTCACCTCAACCATCGTGATGGAAGGCGAGGGGCGCGTGAACGAATACGTGGGTGGCTACAGTGATTGGGAAGTTCAACGTGCAAGTGACACAGCTGCATCGGCCGCTCGCGTGCAAGCGGCGCAGGCACAGCCAGCGGCTGCCAGCACGCTGGCAAAAGATGAGGTCGCCAAGCCGAAGCGGAAGCTGAGTTTCAACGAGGCGCGTGAGCTCGAAGCCTTGCCGTTACGTATCGAAAAACTCGAAGCGGACATTGCAGAAATGACCGAGGCCATGAATGCGCCGAGTTTTTTCCAACGCGAGCGCGAGCAGGTCACAAAGGATCAAGAACTGTTAGCCAGTGCGCAATCCGAACTCGAAGCCGCGTATGCAAGATGGGAAGCTTTGGATAGTTGA
- a CDS encoding beta-ketoacyl-ACP synthase III yields the protein MNTDRIYSRIAGTGSCLPERVVTNDELSKTVDTSDEWIATRTGIRQRHVAGEGETTVSLSKTAALRAMENAGVTPDEIDLIILGTTTPNLIFPSSACLLQAELGIAGCPAFDVNAACSGFIYALTVADNFIRSGSAKTALVVGAETLTRMIDWSDRGTCVLFGDGAGAVVLKADHETGILSTHLHADGSKKELLWNPVGVSEGFKPEEENAGVRVLMTGNEVFKHAVKALDAVVEEALEANGLDRHEIDWLIPHQANLRIIEATAKRLDMPMDRVIVTVDRHGNTSSGSVPLALDEAVQSGKVQRGQLVLLEAFGGGFTWGSVLLRY from the coding sequence GTGAATACTGATCGCATCTACTCGCGTATTGCCGGTACCGGCAGCTGTCTTCCCGAGCGCGTCGTCACGAACGACGAGTTGTCGAAGACGGTCGATACCAGCGACGAATGGATTGCAACACGTACCGGGATTCGCCAACGCCACGTAGCGGGTGAGGGCGAAACGACGGTCAGCCTGTCTAAGACGGCTGCATTGCGCGCGATGGAAAATGCGGGCGTCACCCCGGACGAGATTGATCTGATCATTCTCGGTACGACGACGCCCAACTTGATTTTCCCGTCATCGGCTTGCTTGCTGCAGGCCGAACTCGGGATCGCTGGTTGCCCCGCGTTCGACGTGAACGCCGCATGTTCGGGCTTCATTTACGCGTTGACCGTCGCCGACAACTTCATTCGAAGTGGTTCGGCCAAGACGGCCTTGGTCGTGGGTGCGGAAACGCTCACCCGCATGATTGATTGGTCCGATCGCGGTACCTGCGTTTTGTTTGGCGACGGTGCTGGCGCAGTAGTTCTCAAGGCCGATCACGAAACCGGCATCTTAAGCACCCATTTGCACGCCGACGGTAGCAAGAAAGAATTGCTCTGGAATCCGGTGGGTGTTTCTGAAGGCTTCAAGCCAGAAGAAGAGAATGCGGGTGTCCGCGTGTTGATGACCGGCAACGAAGTGTTCAAGCACGCCGTCAAGGCTTTGGATGCCGTTGTTGAGGAAGCACTCGAAGCCAACGGCTTGGATCGCCATGAGATCGACTGGCTGATTCCGCATCAGGCCAACCTGCGCATTATCGAAGCAACTGCAAAGCGCTTGGATATGCCCATGGATCGCGTGATCGTGACCGTGGATCGCCACGGCAACACCTCGTCTGGTTCTGTGCCGCTGGCATTGGACGAAGCGGTTCAATCCGGCAAGGTTCAACGCGGACAACTGGTGCTCTTGGAAGCATTTGGGGGCGGTTTCACTTGGGGCTCCGTGCTACTTCGCTATTGA
- a CDS encoding VOC family protein — protein sequence MMNKNTVCLWYKDDAEAAARFYTDLFPNSEMGRVHYAPSDYPGGEKGNALTVDFVVAGIPCIGINGGDAFKHSEAFSFQISTTDQAETDRYWNAIVGNGGEESQCGWCRDKWGLSWQITPRVLTDAMVQGGDVAKRAFDAMMQMKKIDVAKIEAAIRG from the coding sequence CTGATGAACAAGAATACGGTGTGTCTTTGGTACAAAGACGACGCCGAGGCGGCGGCCCGCTTCTACACGGACCTTTTTCCAAACAGTGAAATGGGTCGTGTCCATTACGCGCCTTCCGACTACCCGGGTGGAGAGAAAGGCAACGCATTAACCGTGGATTTTGTCGTTGCGGGCATCCCGTGCATCGGCATCAACGGCGGCGATGCCTTCAAGCACAGCGAAGCATTTTCCTTTCAGATCTCGACGACCGATCAGGCGGAAACGGATCGCTATTGGAATGCCATCGTCGGCAATGGCGGCGAAGAAAGCCAATGCGGATGGTGTCGTGACAAATGGGGTCTGAGCTGGCAAATCACCCCGCGCGTCTTGACCGATGCCATGGTGCAGGGTGGCGACGTCGCGAAGCGCGCCTTCGATGCCATGATGCAGATGAAGAAAATTGACGTGGCCAAGATCGAGGCAGCGATCCGCGGTTAG